CGGTCGCGAGCTGGAAGGCCGCCGATCCGTCGACGCCCGTGGTGCCCGCCATCCACCTCGTGACGGTCGTCGCGCAGGGCGATCCGGGGCCGGACAAGAAGTGGCGCCGCCGCGAGACGCCGCAGATGATCGAGAAGACGTACGGCTGGGCGCAGAGCCGCAAGGGCGTGCTCTTTCTCGACATCCAGGCGTCGCACAGCACGCTGCGCGAGGAGCTGCCGCTCCTCCTCAAGTACCTCGAGCGCCCCGACGTGCACCTCGGCGTCGACCCCGAGTTCTACATGCACCACGACAAGGAAGGGGTGCGGCCGAGCGCGAAGATCGGGCAGATGAAGGCGAGCGACATCAACTACGTGATCCAGACGCTCGACCAGCTGGTCACGCAGAAGAAGCTCCCGCCCAAGGTCCTGGTCGTGCACCGCTTCACCCGCCTGATGGTGCCGGACGCGCAGGCCATCCGCCCGACGAAGAACGTGCAGGTCGTGATGCACATGGACGGCTGGGGCCCGCCCTGGCTCAAGTTCGACTCGTATCACCACTACATCGTGAACGAGCCGGTGCAGTACACGGGCTTCAAGCTCTTCTACCACAACGACACGAAGAAGGGCGACGCGCTCCTCACGCCGAAGGAGCTGCTGCAGCTGACGCCGAAGCTCTCGTACATCCAGTACCAGTAAGCGACCGCGCACGCGCGACGACGGGCGGCCTCCACGCGGAGGCCGCCCGTTCGCGTTGCATGCATGCACTGCATCGATGCGTTGCGCGGACGCGATGTGGCGCGAGGCCGACGATCGTCGCCGCACGCGCCGCGATCGCGTGCCAATCATGACGGAACGTTTCGGTTCGCACGGCGCCAGAGCCGACCAATCGTGCGCCCGCGTGACCGTCGTCACTCGCTGCTGCGGTTGGCGTGCGCGAGGGTGCGGGACTCGCAGAGACGGGCGACGTACCTTGATCGTCCGTTTACGCGCGCCGTCGTTCGACGCGCCCTGCTGCCCATGCCGATCACCGACACACCGTCTCCCGAGGCCGCGGTCGACGAGGACGCGTCCTGGCGCCCGTCCGCGCCGCCAGTGCCCGTGCCCGCGCCCGCCGCGCACCCCGGCGCCGCCGCGCTGGCCGCGCAGCTGACCGTGCTCGTGCCCGCGTACAACGAGGGCGCGAGCATCGGCGACACGATCCGCAGCCTGCTCGCGCAGACGGTGCGCGTCGCCGAGGTGGTCGTGATCGACGACTGCTCCACCGACGACACCGCCGACGTCGCGCGCGCGCTCGGCGTGCGCGTGCTGACGCCGCCCGCGAACACCGGCTGCAAGGCCGGCGCGCAGAACTTCGCGCTCGCGCATGTCGACACGGCGTTCACGATGGCCGTCGACGCCGACACCACGCTCGCGCCCGACGCGATCGAGCGGCTGCTGCGCGTGTTCGCGGACCCGAACGTCGCCTGCGCGTGCGGGCTGGTGCTGCCGCGCCACGTGCGCACCATCTGGGAGCGCGGCCGCTACGTCGAGTACCTGTTCGCCTTCACCTTCTACAAGCAGGTGCAGGACTACTACGGCGCGCCGCTCATCGCGTCCGGGTGCTTCAGCGCGTACCGCACCGACGTGCTGCGCGCGCAGGGCGGCTGGTCCATGCGCACGCTCGCCGAGGACATGGACCTCACGTGGAGCCTGTACCGCGCGGGGCACGCCGTGCGCTTCGTCCACGACGCGGTCTGCTACCCGGTGGAGCCGCACAACTGGTCGTTCCTGCACAAGCAGCTGAAGCGCTGGTCGCACGGCTTCGTGCAGAACGTGCGGCTGCACTGGGACGGCGTGCTCGAGGTGCCGTACCTGCGCTCCGCAGTCGCCGTCTCCGTGTGGGACGCGACGGTCGCGGCGCTCGTGTACCTCTTCCTGCTGCCGGTGCTGGCGCTCGTCACCGGCGACCTGCGCTGGCTGCTGGGCTACGCGCTCGACCTGCCGGCGCTCGCGGTGCCGGTGGTCGTCGGCGCGCTGCCGCGCGGCGAGGTGGGGAAGGCGCTCGCGAGCCTGCCCGCGTTCCTCGTCATCCGCGTCGTGAACGCGGCCTTCTTCCTGCGCGCCGCGTGGTCCGAGTGGGTGCTCGGCCGCACGTTCCGCGTCTTCGAGAAGGGACACTAGGATGGCGGCCGGACTTCCGGGCGTCGGCATCGGCGGCCTGTTCTACCTCGCGAGCGCGCTGCTCATGCCGGTGCGCGAGCTGACGCGCCGCGCGCGCGGCCGGCCGACGGCGTGGCGCGTCGTCTGGAGCCAGGTCGGGCTCGCGCTCGGCATCCTGGTGGCGCTGTGGGCCAGCGGCGAGGCGATCGGCGCCGCGCTCGGCGCCGCGACGCGCGTGCAGCTGACGACCACGGGCGCGCTAGTCGTCGGCGCCGCCGCGCATGCAGCATCGCCGACGCCGGCGGTGTGGCGCGTGTCCGCGCTCGTCGGCTCGCTCGGCACGCTGGCGGCGGTGCTGCTGCTGGTGCAGCTGGTGCGGCTCGGCGTGTCGCTGCGCGCGCGGCGCACGGGTCGCGATGCGGCGGCGCTCGCGCTGCTGGTCGCGTGCGCGGCATTCGCGCGACCGGCGGACGCGCAGCGCACGCGCGCGGCGACCCCCGACTCGGTGGCGATCCTGCGCGCCGCGGCCGACGCGGCGTACGACGACGGCGACGCGGCCGGCGCGGAGCAGCGGTACGTGGCGGTGCTGGCGCGCGCGCCCG
This is a stretch of genomic DNA from Roseisolibacter agri. It encodes these proteins:
- a CDS encoding glycosyltransferase family 2 protein; protein product: MPITDTPSPEAAVDEDASWRPSAPPVPVPAPAAHPGAAALAAQLTVLVPAYNEGASIGDTIRSLLAQTVRVAEVVVIDDCSTDDTADVARALGVRVLTPPANTGCKAGAQNFALAHVDTAFTMAVDADTTLAPDAIERLLRVFADPNVACACGLVLPRHVRTIWERGRYVEYLFAFTFYKQVQDYYGAPLIASGCFSAYRTDVLRAQGGWSMRTLAEDMDLTWSLYRAGHAVRFVHDAVCYPVEPHNWSFLHKQLKRWSHGFVQNVRLHWDGVLEVPYLRSAVAVSVWDATVAALVYLFLLPVLALVTGDLRWLLGYALDLPALAVPVVVGALPRGEVGKALASLPAFLVIRVVNAAFFLRAAWSEWVLGRTFRVFEKGH